The window TCAGCGCGAAGGCGGTCGGCCGGGGTTAAATGCTAAATCGGCATTAAGGATATTGCCCGGTCATGACGAATCGTCAGATGGTCAACTATGAAGATTCGGCTCTCGGGAGCCACCGTGTAGATGGTCGGGTAAAAATCGGGCATTTGCCGTATTGACGTCTGCGCTGCCACCACATTAGTTTATAGGCACACTTTGGCCTATCTTGGCGAAGGTAGGCGGAAGGGTAGGGGCAGAGAGGATGGAGACGGCAGTACCGAAGGTAGTTTTCACGCTCAAAGAAGTCGCCGCTTACCTCAATGTTCATCCCGATACGGTTCGTCGCTATGTCAAGCGAGGTGAGCTTCCGGCCTTCAAAATTGGTTCGGATTGGCGGTTCAACAAGGAGTCCATTGATCTCTGGCGCAAAGCGCAGGAAGAGCGGTGCCGGGCTCGACATCACGACCCTCCTCAGACAGGGCGCAAGAGGAGAAAATCCCCGCTGGATTTGCCGGAGACCGAGGATGGTCGCCATGCCCGCTCCTTATCGCGTGCCGGGAGGAAAAAAGGAGCGTGATGGCCTATCGGGTCTCAGCAAGTCCTCTGTCGGCTCGTTTTGAAGGTATCTGCACTCATAATCGAGGACAGGGGGGATGGGGGGATGAAAAACCCAAATCATGTCGTTGTCGAAGGGCGCGAGCATGGCCTTGCGCAAGCAATGGCGACATTGCGCACGATTGCCGAGGCGATGAGCGCGCAGCAGGACCTCCGAACGCTGCTGGAGACCTCGGTCGAGGCCGTCGTCAAAGGGCTTGCAGTCGAGCGGGCCACGATTTATCTCCTCGATGGTGACAGAATTTCCGATTTTGTTACGACGGGCGTACCTGCTGAAAAAATGCCGCTGCTGGAATCGTTGCGGGGGCGTCCGGTCCAGGATTTTCCCATCAGCCAGCGGCTGGCAGAAACGAACGAGCCCATCATCCTGCCCGATGCTCAACAGGGGGATCTGATCCCGCACGAGCTGGCGCGGGCTCTCGGCATGCGTTCGACCATCTGTGCTCCGCTCAGAGCGCGGGGCCGAGCCGTCGGAGCGTTATTTCTTGACACAAGCCACCGGCGAGCCTTTACAACTGATGAGATTATCCTGGTCAAAGCGATTGCCGATCAGGTCGCCGTGGCCATTGAAAACGTCTCTCTCTATCGCAAGCTGGCTGCTTCGGAAGCAACCTATCGCAGCATTTTTGAGAGCGCTGTTGTGGGCATCTATCGGTCATCACCGGAGGGAAAATTTCTGGCGGCGAATACAACGCTGGCGCGGATGCTCGGCTGCGCGAGCGCTGACGAGTTGCTCGCTCTTCCGGCGGCGAGTTTCTATCCGGATCCGTCGGATCGAGATCGCTGGCGAGAGGACATCGAACGGGTGGGCTTCCTCGACGGTGAGCGCATGTTGCGTCGCGTGGATGGCCGGGTGATCTGGGTTCATGATGTCGCCCGCGCCGTGCGGGACAGTTCCGGTCGCCTGCTCTACTACGAAGGGACTCTCATTGACATCACCGAGAAGAAGCAGACCGAAGAACACCTCCGTCATTCCAGTCAATGGCTCCGGCAATTGTTCGAGAATGCACCCCTGGGAATCATCATGGTGGATGAACAGGATCGCGTGCTCGAGGCGAACCGGGGATTCGAAACTATCTTCCAGTATCGAGCTGAAGAGGTTCGTGGACGGCGCATCAATGAGATCATCGTTCCCCCGGCGATGGAGCCGGAGGCCTCGGTCCTCTCTCAACGGGTACTGGCCGGGGAGAGGATTGACGTCGAGACGGTGCGACAACGCAAAGATGGCCAGCTCGTCCCGGTGCGGATTTACGGCGTTCCCGTAACGGTCGAAGGGAAGCAGGTGGGGCTGTACGGCATGTACGTGGACATGAGCGAACACCGTCGGGCCGAGGATGAGTTGCGAGCCTCTGAAGAACGCTATCGCCTGCTGTTCGAGCACAACCTGGCGGGAGTCTTTCGCACGAGTCTCGATGGACGATTCCTCGACTGCAATCCCTCGCTGGCGCGGCTGCTGGGTTATGAAGCGGCGGAGGAGTTGCGCGGCCGTCACACCTGGGAGTTCTACTGGGATCCAGCGGAGCGTGAGGTGATCCGTGAGATTGTTCGGACTCAGGGGAGCATCACCGGTTATGAGCTGTGCCTGCGGCGACGAGATGGGCGTCCCGTCTGGGTGCTGGAGAACGTGAATACGGTTTTCGATGAGGGCGGATCGCCGGCCTATTACCTGGGAACGCTCGTGGATATTAGCC is drawn from Blastocatellia bacterium and contains these coding sequences:
- a CDS encoding helix-turn-helix domain-containing protein; translation: METAVPKVVFTLKEVAAYLNVHPDTVRRYVKRGELPAFKIGSDWRFNKESIDLWRKAQEERCRARHHDPPQTGRKRRKSPLDLPETEDGRHARSLSRAGRKKGA